The Crocosphaera subtropica ATCC 51142 genome includes a window with the following:
- a CDS encoding membrane protein — protein MLSLFNKISQNEWRFVLLMGLLSRGIIIITMIWIAPLLFNPSEGNVVNFGWEVFSAWDSPLYQQIATNSYDTSGSEPGANVAFFPLFPLLIRLGIFFGFSANIVGIVINNTAFFATLLVVYVWVKKTNGGLAARWVIALLAWCPLSIFGTVIYTEGLFLLLSSLALLTFESKKYTQTMVWGVLATATRITGLALIPTFFFIAWRKKLPFMAYIAALVSGGGTLLYSLYCWFHFNDPIAFITVQYTQWQRKQGIDWEGWGQMLAEITVGGENWAAGTLNDPWHPFLFLLIMVIAYGLWHYRLSVPKVYFDYSLCSLCLFLWLLSGDALLNTLSVLGGLVLLWCCRQRLSLVAYVYGLCALGLLLSSGGTISLNRLAYGIVSLSIALGITVSRSPRWGYCTLGFFGLLLVTFSLRFAQHQWVAITP, from the coding sequence ATGTTATCCCTTTTTAATAAAATATCACAAAATGAATGGCGTTTTGTTTTGTTAATGGGTTTACTGAGTCGGGGGATTATTATCATAACAATGATATGGATTGCGCCCTTACTTTTCAACCCATCGGAGGGTAATGTGGTTAATTTTGGGTGGGAAGTATTTTCAGCCTGGGATAGTCCGTTATATCAACAAATTGCAACCAATAGTTATGATACTTCAGGGTCAGAACCAGGAGCAAATGTTGCTTTTTTTCCCTTATTTCCTTTGTTGATTCGATTAGGAATATTTTTTGGATTTTCTGCTAATATCGTAGGAATCGTAATCAATAACACTGCATTTTTTGCGACTTTATTGGTTGTTTATGTTTGGGTGAAAAAGACTAATGGCGGTTTAGCTGCTCGTTGGGTTATTGCTCTTTTAGCTTGGTGTCCCTTATCTATCTTTGGCACAGTTATCTATACGGAGGGACTTTTTTTACTATTGAGTAGCCTCGCTTTATTGACGTTTGAAAGTAAAAAATATACTCAAACAATGGTTTGGGGAGTGTTAGCCACAGCCACTCGTATTACGGGACTGGCATTGATTCCTACTTTTTTCTTCATTGCTTGGCGTAAAAAACTGCCTTTCATGGCTTATATTGCAGCTTTGGTTAGTGGTGGCGGAACCTTGTTATACAGTCTTTACTGTTGGTTTCATTTTAACGATCCCATTGCCTTTATTACAGTACAGTACACCCAATGGCAACGGAAACAAGGAATTGACTGGGAAGGATGGGGGCAAATGTTAGCAGAAATTACCGTTGGGGGTGAAAATTGGGCAGCAGGGACTCTTAATGATCCTTGGCATCCCTTTTTATTTCTCTTAATTATGGTCATAGCTTACGGACTATGGCATTATCGTCTTTCTGTTCCCAAAGTCTATTTTGACTATAGTTTATGCAGTTTATGCTTATTTTTATGGCTTTTAAGCGGTGATGCTCTACTTAACACCCTGTCTGTGTTGGGGGGACTGGTATTATTGTGGTGCTGTCGTCAACGGTTAAGTCTCGTCGCTTATGTGTATGGGTTGTGCGCTTTAGGACTGTTATTGTCCTCTGGGGGAACTATCTCCTTAAATCGTTTAGCTTATGGTATTGTTTCTTTGTCTATTGCTTTAGGAATAACCGTGTCACGATCGCCCCGTTGGGGTTATTGTACCCTAGGGTTTTTTGGTTTATTGTTGGTGACGTTTTCTCTACGGTTTGCCCAACATCAATGGGTAGCCATTACCCCTTAA
- a CDS encoding class I SAM-dependent methyltransferase: protein MLLSPHQREKFDPSNDQDFYAFPRFVTHVDEGFIDQLTNLYRERLNPKTRILDLMSSWVSHLPDDIEFDYVEGHGMNEEELGKNPRLDHYFLQNLNDNPKLPLKDNDFDAVLIAVSVQYLQYPEGIFSEIQRILKPGGIVMVSFSNRMFYQKAISAWRDGTDAMRLQLVKNYFRSVSGFSKPEVVMNVSPLPSFLQMLGMMGADPFYAVISQKVCS from the coding sequence ATGTTATTAAGTCCCCATCAAAGAGAAAAATTTGATCCCAGTAACGATCAAGATTTTTATGCGTTTCCTCGTTTTGTCACCCATGTTGATGAAGGATTTATCGATCAATTAACCAATCTTTATCGAGAACGTTTAAACCCTAAAACACGCATTTTAGATTTAATGAGTAGTTGGGTTTCCCATCTTCCTGATGATATAGAATTTGACTATGTAGAAGGTCATGGAATGAACGAAGAAGAGTTAGGGAAAAATCCTCGTCTTGATCATTATTTTCTACAAAATCTGAATGATAATCCTAAATTACCTTTAAAAGATAATGATTTTGATGCGGTTTTAATTGCTGTTTCGGTTCAATATTTACAGTATCCTGAAGGGATTTTTTCAGAAATTCAGCGCATTCTTAAACCTGGTGGCATCGTGATGGTTAGTTTTTCTAATCGAATGTTTTATCAAAAAGCCATTTCTGCTTGGCGTGATGGCACTGATGCTATGAGACTTCAGTTAGTTAAAAATTATTTTAGGTCGGTGTCAGGGTTTAGTAAACCAGAAGTGGTCATGAATGTATCGCCGCTGCCTAGCTTTTTACAAATGTTAGGAATGATGGGAGCCGATCCGTTTTATGCCGTTATTTCTCAAAAAGTCTGTTCTTAA
- a CDS encoding iron uptake porin has protein sequence MLKLLWKTLLVSPAFMGIVLASNSAAAEGATQSEFQFNQSATEGVELAQAQDELLQKLENYSQEGNSDSNDQVTSVSELRDVSPTDWAYEALRSLVERYGCIVGYPDRTFRGNRATSRWEFAAGLNACLNTMERLIQENVAVLREDIEKLKRLMQEFEAELAALGARVDNLEGRVAFLEDHQFSTTTKLVGEVIMAATAAGGSRSSEDNQAVLQDRIRLSFNTSFSGEDLLVTRLSASTGTGQDRFTLTEPNLRVINPATGQPIGIAFEENTLINPTATQTFNIGPRRNEQDNDVTIDWVGYYAPIEPLNNFKIDTYITAWGGRWHHFVPTLNPFFEDFDGGKGSLSTFAQRNPIYRIGGGAGAGMSFQVGFLESLLGPTSVSFGYLAGTANDPCLNGGGQNPDGSIRGCQSGNADNPATPGFEYAESDGGNGLFNGNYGALAQINTNLFDVVNIAFTYVHAYHKPDSPIFGSGIPFGPGEVGTSFANFSRSELNNAFAGGSIGSPGTSTPDYNSEADGQGLLPVNPFDIGGKVTNSYGGQFTWRVAEWMNFSAFGSFTNVRFIGRGLSAEVWTGGGGFAFPDLFKEGNLLGIFAGVQPYHGGRNRPTTANFFELPSRNPVTAEVFYRYQVTDNISITPGVIWIANPDQFVNIQGADDEVIGTVRGTFSF, from the coding sequence ATGCTGAAATTATTATGGAAAACCTTGCTGGTTAGTCCGGCATTCATGGGAATTGTATTAGCATCCAACTCTGCTGCTGCTGAAGGTGCTACTCAATCTGAATTTCAATTTAATCAAAGTGCCACTGAAGGGGTAGAACTTGCCCAAGCACAAGACGAACTATTACAAAAGCTTGAAAATTACAGTCAAGAAGGTAACTCCGACAGTAATGATCAGGTTACCAGTGTTAGTGAATTGCGGGATGTTTCTCCTACTGACTGGGCTTACGAAGCGTTAAGAAGCTTAGTAGAACGCTACGGTTGTATTGTAGGTTATCCTGATCGGACCTTCCGAGGCAACCGTGCTACCTCTCGTTGGGAATTTGCTGCAGGTTTAAACGCTTGTTTAAACACCATGGAACGTTTAATCCAAGAAAACGTTGCCGTACTGCGCGAAGACATCGAAAAGCTCAAGCGTTTGATGCAAGAATTTGAAGCAGAACTCGCTGCTTTAGGCGCTCGTGTTGACAACTTAGAAGGTCGGGTTGCGTTTTTAGAAGATCACCAATTCTCCACGACCACCAAATTAGTTGGGGAAGTGATCATGGCTGCAACTGCTGCTGGTGGTAGTCGTTCTTCTGAAGATAACCAAGCTGTTCTACAGGACCGAATTCGTTTAAGCTTCAACACCAGTTTTAGTGGAGAAGACCTCTTAGTTACCCGTTTATCTGCTAGTACCGGTACTGGTCAAGATCGTTTTACCTTAACTGAACCTAACCTACGAGTCATCAACCCTGCTACTGGTCAACCCATTGGTATCGCCTTTGAGGAAAATACCTTAATCAACCCTACCGCCACCCAAACCTTTAACATTGGGCCTCGTCGGAACGAACAAGACAACGATGTAACCATTGACTGGGTTGGTTACTACGCACCTATTGAGCCATTAAACAACTTCAAGATCGATACTTACATCACCGCCTGGGGTGGACGTTGGCACCACTTCGTACCGACCTTAAACCCCTTCTTCGAGGACTTCGACGGTGGTAAAGGTTCCTTAAGTACCTTTGCTCAGCGTAACCCCATCTACCGTATCGGTGGTGGTGCTGGTGCTGGTATGAGCTTCCAGGTTGGTTTCTTAGAAAGTTTACTCGGACCTACCTCTGTTAGCTTTGGTTACTTAGCAGGAACCGCTAACGATCCTTGTCTCAACGGTGGCGGTCAAAACCCTGATGGTAGTATCCGTGGTTGTCAAAGTGGTAATGCTGACAACCCTGCTACTCCTGGCTTTGAATATGCCGAAAGTGATGGTGGTAACGGCTTATTCAACGGTAACTATGGTGCGTTAGCTCAAATCAATACCAATCTCTTTGATGTCGTGAACATCGCCTTTACCTACGTTCACGCTTACCACAAGCCTGATTCTCCTATCTTTGGTTCTGGTATTCCTTTCGGACCTGGGGAAGTCGGTACCTCCTTTGCTAACTTCTCTCGTTCTGAGCTAAATAATGCCTTTGCTGGTGGTTCTATCGGTTCACCTGGAACCAGCACCCCAGACTATAACAGCGAAGCTGATGGCCAAGGATTACTTCCCGTTAATCCCTTCGACATCGGTGGTAAAGTCACCAACAGTTACGGTGGTCAATTCACCTGGCGTGTAGCTGAATGGATGAACTTCAGTGCCTTTGGGTCTTTCACTAACGTTCGCTTTATCGGTCGTGGTTTAAGTGCTGAGGTTTGGACTGGTGGTGGTGGTTTCGCCTTCCCCGACCTCTTCAAAGAAGGAAACCTCTTAGGTATCTTTGCAGGGGTTCAACCCTATCACGGTGGTCGTAACCGTCCTACCACAGCTAACTTTTTTGAACTACCTAGCCGTAACCCTGTAACGGCTGAAGTCTTCTACCGTTATCAAGTTACCGATAACATTTCTATCACTCCTGGTGTCATCTGGATCGCTAACCCCGACCAATTTGTTAACATCCAGGGGGCTGACGATGAAGTCATTGGAACTGTTCGTGGAACCTTCTCCTTCTAA
- a CDS encoding bifunctional folylpolyglutamate synthase/dihydrofolate synthase — MSISSILQSFQRFGVHLGLERSKTLLNQLNNPHQHIPIIHVGGTNGKGSVCAYLSSILTEAGYKVGRYTSPHLIDWTERICINNQPIPKFRLETILIHIKNSINFNQDTPTQFELITAAAWLYFYQEKVDIAVIEVGLGGRLDATNVCDHPLATVITSISREHWQHLGPTVKDIAGEKAGIFKSQCPVIMGQVPDEVKPVFQSRIAALNCPHVWTQPGNDINNNRAVYQDIEYELPLLGEMQLNNSALAIETIKILQKQGWNITNEHIRQGIKNTQWLGRVQWIKWQNHSLLIDGAHNPAAAKMLRHYVDSLGKSIIWVMGMLSTKEHDKIFQALLKENDSLYLVPVPDHSTANPHDLAELARQICPHLTHIKTQKTVFIALTEAVQNQFPDQVIVIAGSLYLVGHFLANIQCDINQGQKY; from the coding sequence ATGAGTATTAGTTCTATTTTACAAAGCTTTCAGCGTTTTGGTGTTCATTTAGGGTTAGAACGGAGCAAAACCTTATTAAATCAATTGAATAATCCTCATCAGCATATTCCTATCATTCATGTTGGAGGAACCAATGGGAAGGGTTCAGTTTGCGCCTATTTATCTTCAATTTTAACTGAAGCTGGTTATAAAGTAGGGCGTTATACTTCTCCTCATTTAATTGATTGGACAGAAAGAATTTGCATCAATAATCAGCCGATCCCAAAATTTCGACTAGAAACCATCTTAATTCACATTAAAAACTCCATTAATTTTAATCAAGATACTCCGACACAATTTGAACTTATTACAGCAGCAGCTTGGCTTTATTTTTATCAAGAAAAAGTTGATATTGCTGTTATAGAAGTAGGGTTAGGAGGTCGTTTAGATGCCACTAATGTTTGCGATCATCCTCTGGCTACGGTTATCACTTCTATTAGTCGAGAACATTGGCAGCATTTAGGTCCGACTGTTAAGGACATTGCTGGAGAAAAAGCGGGAATTTTTAAGTCACAATGTCCCGTGATTATGGGTCAAGTTCCTGATGAAGTTAAACCTGTTTTTCAGTCTCGTATTGCAGCTTTAAATTGTCCCCATGTTTGGACTCAACCGGGTAATGATATAAATAATAATCGAGCGGTTTACCAAGATATTGAATATGAGTTACCTCTCTTGGGAGAAATGCAGTTGAATAATTCTGCTTTGGCTATAGAAACTATAAAAATTCTACAAAAGCAAGGGTGGAATATTACTAATGAGCATATTAGACAAGGGATTAAAAATACTCAATGGTTGGGTAGAGTACAATGGATCAAATGGCAAAATCACTCTCTTCTTATCGATGGGGCGCATAATCCTGCTGCTGCTAAGATGTTACGTCATTATGTTGATAGTTTAGGTAAATCTATTATTTGGGTTATGGGAATGTTATCAACGAAAGAACATGATAAAATTTTTCAAGCATTACTTAAAGAAAACGATAGTTTATATTTAGTGCCTGTCCCTGATCATAGTACAGCCAATCCTCATGATTTAGCAGAATTAGCAAGGCAAATATGCCCCCATTTAACCCATATCAAAACTCAAAAAACGGTTTTTATAGCCCTTACAGAAGCTGTACAGAATCAATTTCCTGATCAAGTTATAGTTATAGCAGGTTCTTTATATTTGGTTGGTCATTTTTTAGCTAATATCCAATGCGATATAAACCAAGGTCAAAAGTATTAA
- a CDS encoding cytochrome c biogenesis protein CcdA, which translates to MLDSLQTQLYHLQQFANRLVSLELDHLSFISIAIIFLAGLLTSLTPCMLSMLPITIAYIGGYESQGKLQGMRQSAWFSLGLATTLAGLGILAASLGKVYGQIGVGLPIVVSIVAILMGLNLLEVISFQFPSLGETNWISDDFPPGIRSYSLGLTFGLVASPCSTPVLATLLGWVATQQDLILGGALLLAYTVGYVLPLILAGTFTATLKKLLELRRWSTWINPVSGVFLIVFGMFSLLSRLPLNNLS; encoded by the coding sequence ATGCTTGATTCTTTACAAACTCAACTTTATCATCTTCAACAATTTGCTAATCGGTTAGTTTCTCTAGAACTTGATCATCTGAGTTTTATTAGTATTGCTATCATTTTTTTAGCAGGATTATTAACGAGTTTAACCCCTTGTATGCTGTCAATGTTACCCATTACTATTGCTTATATTGGAGGTTATGAATCTCAAGGAAAATTACAAGGAATGCGTCAATCTGCTTGGTTTTCTTTGGGTTTAGCAACCACTTTAGCCGGGTTAGGGATTCTAGCAGCATCCTTAGGGAAAGTTTATGGACAAATTGGGGTAGGATTACCGATTGTTGTGAGTATTGTTGCTATTTTGATGGGTTTAAATCTTTTAGAGGTTATTTCTTTTCAATTTCCCTCTTTAGGAGAAACAAATTGGATTTCTGATGATTTTCCTCCTGGTATTCGTTCCTATTCTTTAGGATTAACTTTTGGTTTAGTTGCTTCTCCTTGCAGTACCCCCGTTTTAGCGACATTATTAGGATGGGTTGCTACTCAACAAGACTTAATTTTAGGGGGTGCATTATTATTAGCTTATACGGTGGGTTATGTTCTTCCTTTAATTTTAGCAGGAACTTTTACCGCTACCCTGAAAAAGTTGTTAGAATTACGTCGTTGGTCTACTTGGATTAATCCTGTTAGTGGCGTTTTCTTAATTGTATTCGGGATGTTTTCTTTGTTATCTCGCTTACCATTAAACAATTTGTCCTAG
- a CDS encoding cytochrome c biogenesis protein, with protein sequence MTISDSPQTPENLSLPKQGFRQLIKIVADLRLAIVLLLAIALFSISGTVIEQGETISFYQQNYPEDPALFGFLTWKVILILGLNHVYTTWWFLSLLVLFGTSLTTCTFTRQFPALKAARKWNFYQKARQFEKLALSTELAINDLKFVNNLLEQKGYKTFQENQAIYARKGIIGKIGPIVVHAAMLIILGGAIWGALTGFLAQAMVPTGSEFKVNNIIEAGPLSQPQIPKDWGIRVNRFWIDYTPDGTIDQFYSDLSVINNDGEELKHKTIYVNEPLRYHGVTFYQTDWGIAGVQAQVNNSPIFQLPMALLNTNGNGRIWGTWIPTKPDLSEGVSLLAKDLQGTMMVYDQKGDLYSAVRPGMILDINGVRLKIYQLIGSTGLQIKADPGIPFVYTGFGLLMMGVIMSYVSHSQIWVLQEDEHCYIGGKTNRSQVTFERELLGIIESLEPEKT encoded by the coding sequence ATGACCATATCTGATTCTCCTCAAACTCCTGAAAATCTATCCTTACCGAAACAAGGATTTAGACAACTGATTAAAATAGTTGCCGATCTTCGTTTAGCCATTGTTCTCTTATTAGCGATCGCTTTATTTAGTATTAGTGGGACTGTTATCGAACAGGGCGAAACTATCTCTTTTTATCAACAAAACTATCCCGAAGATCCGGCCTTATTTGGCTTTTTAACCTGGAAAGTTATCTTAATTTTAGGACTGAACCATGTTTATACAACTTGGTGGTTTTTATCCCTATTAGTGTTGTTTGGAACTAGCTTAACTACTTGTACTTTTACCCGTCAGTTTCCTGCCTTGAAAGCAGCTAGAAAATGGAACTTTTACCAGAAAGCGAGACAGTTTGAAAAGTTAGCATTAAGTACAGAATTAGCCATTAATGATCTCAAATTTGTTAATAATCTTTTAGAACAGAAAGGCTATAAAACTTTTCAAGAAAATCAAGCCATTTATGCTAGAAAAGGAATTATAGGAAAAATTGGCCCGATAGTGGTTCATGCTGCGATGTTAATCATATTAGGGGGTGCTATTTGGGGCGCATTGACAGGGTTTTTAGCCCAAGCAATGGTTCCCACTGGTTCGGAATTTAAGGTTAATAATATCATCGAAGCGGGTCCCTTATCTCAACCCCAAATTCCTAAAGATTGGGGAATTCGAGTGAATCGTTTTTGGATTGATTACACCCCAGATGGAACCATTGATCAGTTTTATTCTGACCTTTCTGTAATTAATAATGACGGAGAAGAATTAAAGCATAAAACCATTTATGTTAATGAACCTTTGCGTTATCATGGGGTAACTTTTTACCAGACTGATTGGGGAATTGCAGGGGTTCAAGCACAAGTCAATAATAGTCCTATTTTTCAACTGCCCATGGCCCTTTTAAATACCAATGGAAATGGTCGGATTTGGGGGACTTGGATACCCACAAAACCGGATTTAAGCGAAGGGGTTTCTTTATTAGCAAAAGACTTACAAGGAACCATGATGGTGTATGATCAAAAGGGCGATCTTTACAGTGCAGTCAGACCTGGAATGATCCTAGATATTAATGGGGTCAGATTAAAGATTTATCAATTAATTGGTAGTACAGGATTACAAATTAAAGCTGATCCAGGTATTCCTTTTGTGTACACTGGTTTTGGTTTATTGATGATGGGTGTCATCATGAGTTATGTTTCCCATTCCCAAATTTGGGTATTACAAGAGGATGAACATTGTTACATTGGCGGAAAAACCAACCGATCTCAAGTGACTTTTGAACGAGAATTATTGGGAATTATCGAATCATTAGAACCAGAAAAAACTTAA
- a CDS encoding esterase/lipase family protein: MIENNKNPVLLVHGIYNTSAKFNTMTNYLTHLGWSVHGVSLKPNNGDGHLEHLAEQVHDYINNNFDPQQPIDLIGFSMGGLVTRYYLQRLGGVEKVQRYINISTPNNGTITAYVLANPGIKQMRPNSQFLQDLNEDLEITLNKIDVTVIWTPYDLMIFPASSSKIAIGEEIKLPVLTHEQMVTNEKLLKTISDTLSKPLKISKYRLNCKKTKLL; the protein is encoded by the coding sequence ATGATAGAAAATAACAAAAATCCAGTGTTATTAGTTCACGGCATTTATAATACATCTGCTAAATTTAATACCATGACAAACTATTTGACCCATTTAGGTTGGTCGGTTCATGGTGTGTCCCTCAAACCCAATAATGGAGATGGTCATCTTGAACATTTAGCTGAACAAGTTCATGACTATATTAACAACAATTTTGACCCTCAACAACCCATTGATTTAATTGGTTTTAGTATGGGAGGATTAGTCACTCGCTATTATTTACAACGCTTAGGAGGAGTGGAAAAAGTTCAACGTTATATTAATATTTCTACCCCCAATAATGGAACCATTACTGCTTATGTATTAGCTAATCCAGGGATTAAACAAATGCGTCCTAATAGTCAATTTTTACAGGACTTAAATGAGGATTTAGAAATCACTTTAAATAAGATTGATGTTACTGTAATTTGGACTCCTTACGATTTGATGATTTTCCCTGCATCTAGTTCTAAAATAGCCATAGGAGAAGAGATCAAACTTCCTGTTTTAACCCATGAACAAATGGTAACTAATGAGAAACTACTAAAAACCATTTCTGATACCCTTTCTAAACCGCTTAAAATTAGCAAATATCGGCTAAACTGTAAGAAAACAAAGTTATTGTAA
- a CDS encoding 2-keto-4-pentenoate hydratase → MKKVKLFFLFSLFFFSLLTVKAQSKIINNNPQNNLSTLLSNLSSIDLENIAQKIANSYLDKQLITEFDYNLTPEEARIIQEKLINILSFTQGELIGYKAALTNKKAQETFNVGQPLLGILLENMLLPSGIKVPASFGAKPMMEGDLMVRVASKKINEATTPQEILQYLDAVIPFLELPDLVYDKNIKVNGEMLTAINAGARLGVVGNIIPLDITNSNEDQLKNISVTLGDESGKMIAHGNSNSLLGDPLTVVFWIKQQLQTQGKTLKKGDLLSLGSITPLIPVATGKTITAEYRGLPKTEIETIAVTFE, encoded by the coding sequence ATGAAAAAAGTTAAGTTATTTTTTCTCTTTTCTCTTTTTTTCTTCTCTTTGTTGACTGTTAAAGCACAGTCTAAAATTATTAATAATAATCCTCAAAACAATCTATCTACTTTACTTAGCAACTTATCATCTATTGATCTTGAAAATATTGCTCAAAAAATTGCTAATTCTTACTTAGATAAGCAACTTATTACAGAGTTTGACTACAATTTGACACCTGAAGAAGCAAGAATAATACAAGAAAAATTAATTAACATTTTAAGTTTTACTCAAGGGGAATTAATCGGTTACAAAGCAGCATTAACCAATAAAAAAGCACAAGAAACTTTTAACGTAGGTCAACCCCTATTAGGTATTTTGTTAGAAAATATGTTATTACCGTCAGGAATTAAAGTTCCTGCTAGTTTTGGTGCAAAACCCATGATGGAAGGGGATTTAATGGTAAGAGTAGCAAGTAAAAAAATTAATGAAGCCACTACACCTCAAGAAATTTTACAATATTTAGATGCTGTTATTCCTTTTCTAGAGTTACCTGATTTAGTTTATGATAAAAATATCAAAGTTAATGGTGAAATGTTGACGGCAATTAATGCAGGTGCAAGATTAGGGGTTGTGGGTAATATTATTCCCTTAGATATTACAAATAGCAACGAAGATCAGCTAAAGAATATTTCTGTTACCCTAGGAGATGAGTCAGGAAAAATGATTGCACACGGAAACAGTAATTCTTTATTAGGTGATCCCTTAACTGTGGTATTTTGGATTAAACAGCAATTACAAACCCAAGGAAAAACCTTAAAAAAAGGGGATTTATTATCCCTAGGAAGTATTACCCCTTTGATACCAGTCGCAACAGGAAAAACCATTACAGCAGAATATCGAGGATTACCCAAAACTGAAATAGAAACAATAGCTGTTACTTTTGAATAA